Within bacterium, the genomic segment GCGCTCCTCAGTGACATCACGAAGTTGTTTCTTGAGCTGACGCATCTCTTCGTCTTCTGGTTTAAGGTTCCCTTTGCCAGGAAAGGCGTGCTGATTATCTACAAGATATTCTCGTCTCCATCGAGCCAGAAGGCTTGCATTGATGCCTAAATCAGATGCAGCCTGTTTAATCGATTTACCATTC encodes:
- a CDS encoding transposase, with product MEPLQRRKFDAQFKMEAVRLVLNGKSIKQAASDLGINASLLARWRREYLVDNQHAFPGKGNLKPEDEEMRQLKKQLRDVTEER